Proteins from a genomic interval of Phycisphaerae bacterium:
- a CDS encoding VWA domain-containing protein, with product MTFAGIPFWAAAAIVAASGAMLAVLHLLRVRPRPVRVVTTLFWAETVERVRARSILHRFRHPLTYALLLVICTLLVLALAQPSLTEQAANRLHEVIVLDAGASMAAPVPSSGGTRMEAAITALEARIKGLSPGDRVAVVLVDPWPRLVLGFEQPIVSLASSLREIRPASVPAVTSEGLRLARSLLNGRGNPRVVLLTDHVPADAAADAGAEAVPCEVVRIGEDLDGLGIVSAVYEPDADHSLRGRFSVRVAAAGRKPQRARIEIRRAGGASLLSRAETVEPGASADFSLSDLPADGDRLIVSLSSTGGHVVGRELVFRLPHRSAIRVGGPQWLPAAVRAAIRSDPAVQLVEDGLERDIDVVVDPPVGTLPRPSLVLRNDGPAVEAGRPLEVSLRCSLLREVDVEVAGQTCGAGSSLGALPGSTQPLLVSGGAVLAACHGGGTAPCVILGSALLATDSDFVRQAPFAVFLARALRYLAGWDEDPVVLPPERVLEDPLWPRRTSLATEVTAMPVSRAAVDLSSPRAGASDQPPSGSGRWGWSAPFEILLALALALFLLEAVLHARGRIA from the coding sequence ATGACCTTCGCGGGGATTCCATTCTGGGCGGCGGCGGCCATCGTAGCCGCGTCGGGGGCGATGCTGGCGGTGCTGCATCTGCTTCGCGTTCGTCCGAGGCCGGTACGGGTCGTGACCACGCTGTTCTGGGCCGAGACCGTCGAACGTGTGCGGGCCCGTTCGATTCTGCACCGTTTCAGGCATCCGCTGACCTATGCCCTTCTGCTGGTGATTTGCACGCTGCTAGTCCTGGCGCTCGCCCAGCCGAGCCTGACGGAGCAGGCCGCCAACCGCCTGCATGAGGTCATCGTGCTTGACGCAGGGGCGTCGATGGCCGCGCCGGTTCCTTCTTCAGGTGGAACGCGGATGGAAGCCGCCATCACCGCACTTGAGGCACGAATCAAGGGTCTGTCGCCCGGCGATCGAGTCGCGGTGGTCCTGGTCGATCCCTGGCCGCGGCTGGTGCTGGGGTTTGAGCAGCCGATCGTGTCGCTCGCCTCAAGTCTTCGCGAGATCCGGCCGGCTTCGGTTCCTGCCGTCACCAGCGAGGGACTAAGACTGGCCCGGTCGCTGCTCAACGGACGGGGCAACCCGCGTGTGGTCTTGTTGACCGATCACGTACCTGCGGACGCGGCTGCGGATGCCGGTGCCGAAGCTGTGCCGTGCGAGGTCGTCCGGATCGGTGAGGATCTCGATGGACTGGGCATCGTGTCGGCCGTCTACGAGCCTGACGCCGACCATTCGCTCCGAGGGCGATTCTCGGTGCGTGTTGCCGCCGCAGGTCGTAAGCCTCAAAGGGCCAGAATTGAGATTCGCCGGGCGGGTGGAGCGAGCCTGTTGAGCCGCGCCGAGACGGTCGAACCGGGTGCGAGCGCGGACTTCTCTCTATCGGATCTCCCGGCGGATGGAGACCGTTTGATCGTCTCGTTATCCTCAACGGGAGGTCACGTCGTCGGTCGCGAGCTGGTTTTCCGGCTGCCCCATCGGAGTGCGATTCGGGTGGGTGGTCCTCAGTGGTTGCCGGCGGCGGTTCGCGCGGCCATTCGCAGCGACCCGGCCGTGCAACTGGTTGAGGATGGGTTGGAGCGGGATATCGATGTGGTTGTCGATCCGCCGGTTGGCACCTTGCCGCGCCCGTCGTTGGTGTTGCGAAACGACGGCCCCGCCGTCGAAGCCGGTCGTCCTCTCGAGGTGTCGTTGAGGTGCTCGCTGCTGCGGGAGGTGGACGTGGAGGTGGCCGGGCAGACCTGCGGCGCGGGTTCGTCGCTCGGGGCGCTGCCAGGCTCGACTCAACCTTTGTTGGTCTCGGGCGGAGCTGTGCTCGCGGCCTGCCACGGCGGCGGCACGGCTCCATGCGTGATCCTGGGATCGGCTCTGCTGGCCACTGATTCCGACTTCGTCCGTCAAGCGCCGTTTGCGGTGTTTCTGGCGCGAGCGTTGCGTTATCTGGCCGGTTGGGACGAGGATCCGGTGGTACTTCCGCCGGAACGGGTGCTCGAGGACCCGCTGTGGCCGCGACGCACTTCGCTGGCCACGGAAGTGACGGCCATGCCCGTCAGCAGAGCGGCGGTCGATCTGTCCAGTCCTCGAGCCGGCGCGAGCGACCAACCTCCGAGCGGCAGTGGGCGCTGGGGATGGTCGGCTCCGTTCGAGATCCTGCTGGCCCTGGCGTTGGCGTTGTTTCTACTGGAAGCCGTCCTTCACGCACGGGGGAGGATAGCCTAA
- a CDS encoding DUF58 domain-containing protein — translation MASLFTEDFVRSIERLRITARQVLAGGRHAQHRSRDLGAGMEFRDFRSYVPGDDLRRIDWSLYRRSGRLFLRLFEEPEDLPVYILVDISDSMFFETPPRADGGRQMAGVLAAVSLNQFDRIRLYPFGADLVQPAVSLSGKHRLRHALEFLDGLAPAGPTDLVKSIRRFGTLRLRSGLVVVISDFFDPQGVEAVIGALGSLRHRLLVVQLVRDSDARPPVDGELRLIDCESGAEVDVTVTGKELDRYAQAYRAFSARLAESLLQQRAAHLRLNADRPVLDQLSDLFAGGVLVT, via the coding sequence ATGGCATCACTGTTCACCGAGGACTTCGTTCGTTCGATCGAGCGACTGCGGATCACGGCCCGGCAAGTATTGGCTGGTGGCCGCCACGCGCAGCACCGGTCGCGCGATCTCGGCGCGGGAATGGAGTTTCGCGACTTCCGATCCTATGTTCCTGGTGACGATTTGCGGCGGATCGACTGGAGCCTGTATCGGCGCAGCGGGCGTCTGTTCCTGCGGCTTTTCGAGGAGCCGGAGGACTTGCCGGTCTACATTCTCGTGGACATCAGCGATTCGATGTTCTTCGAGACGCCCCCTCGGGCCGACGGCGGTCGCCAGATGGCAGGGGTGCTGGCGGCGGTGAGCCTGAACCAGTTTGACCGCATCAGGCTCTACCCCTTCGGAGCGGACTTGGTTCAGCCGGCAGTCAGTCTCTCGGGCAAGCACCGACTTCGACATGCGCTGGAGTTCCTTGATGGCCTTGCGCCGGCCGGTCCCACCGATCTGGTGAAGTCGATTCGCCGGTTCGGAACGCTGAGACTCAGGAGCGGCCTTGTGGTCGTGATTTCCGATTTCTTTGATCCGCAGGGCGTCGAAGCCGTCATCGGGGCACTGGGTTCATTGAGGCACCGGCTGCTGGTAGTGCAATTGGTGCGCGACTCGGATGCTCGGCCGCCGGTGGATGGAGAACTGCGGCTCATCGATTGCGAGTCCGGAGCGGAAGTAGACGTTACCGTCACAGGGAAGGAACTTGACCGTTACGCGCAGGCGTATCGGGCGTTCAGCGCGCGGCTGGCCGAGTCCCTGCTGCAGCAGCGGGCGGCTCACTTGCGTCTCAATGCCGATCGGCCGGTGCTCGACCAGTTGAGCGACTTGTTCGCGGGCGGCGTGTTGGTGACATGA